A stretch of Phragmites australis chromosome 12, lpPhrAust1.1, whole genome shotgun sequence DNA encodes these proteins:
- the LOC133886651 gene encoding auxilin-related protein 1-like yields MDGIEGLLARDFGVRPQGKAAPMSTSSRAAGSAAAWSNPRSTPTSAAPSYDDLFGAPVPAPAPTSSFNGPTTTSSSSAAARANPTPSPAPVYDDDIFDAVPGLRASNSSASFSSARYDGGDVVFGAAAPTYDDVFASNRSASPPSYDDLLGGFGSRPHAEDKRRSVAVDDDGDDLLGGFGRSPSDKRKPAVAEEEMGAAGFDDLIPGFAGSSPPRSRKANDGNKKKPAVPGFKPTARMADDPFVVLETASASDSAYTSPGRSTDPLDDLDKSANSEGKNVNSTDADDSLFEDSFAFDHVPVSDPLFTSEINGHTKDSNPSSIARDSSPVQHSVNGNSARKSSMEDFANIMPKSQSARYSDIHGDDMDQSPRSTESEDDIWLTVSEIPLFTRPTSAPPPSRSPPVLKQKPLGANANGKKNEHVRQSSQNHKHYTDLPKQAEVSSIDDLEGFAMGKPHMPSYDNNVFGEDFERSSPDREEKDRQERLEQEREMRLREEKEREQRRLEKERELEQHRERKRERQAVERATKEARERAAAEARAKAEREARQRAQRAAVQRAQQEARERAAAEAKERAARVAAEAKERAAAEAKERAAAEAKERERAAARERAAAERAAAERVQQEARKRAERAAVERAAAEARERQAAAAAAAAREKQSTPDDLESFFGVDARANSAPKQRAPTPTVDSMFSSGAQGRGTVNGSHRAASTSASVRKAPSATSFGDDLSDLFGAPASSDIFQEVEGESEERRRARLERHQRTRERAAKALAEKNERDMQVQREQAERDRIGDSLDFEIKRWSAGKEGNLRALLSTLQYILWPECGWQAVSLTDLITGAAVKKQYRKATLCIHPDKVQQKGATLQQKYIAEKVFDILKEAWTKFNSEELF; encoded by the exons ATGGACGGTATCGAGGGCCTCCTGGCCCGCGACTTCGGCGTGCGGCCGCAGGGCAAGGCGGCTCCCATGTCCAcctcctcccgcgccgccgGATCCGCCGCTGCCTGGTCCAACCCCAGATCCACCCCCACATCCGCAGCCCCGTCCTACGACGACCTCTTCGGCGCCCCcgtccccgcccccgcccccaccTCCTCGTTCAACGgccccaccacgacctcctcctcatcggcggcggcgagggccaATCCCACGCCTTCCCCTGCCCCGGTGTACGACGACGACATCTTCGACGCGGTCCCCGGTCTGAGGGCATCCAACTCCTCCGCGTCCTTCTCCTCCGCGCGGTACGACGGCGGCGACGTCGTGTTCGGGGCTGCGGCCCCCACGTACGACGACGTGTTTGCGAGCAACCGCTCTGCGTCGCCCCCTTCGTACGACGACTTGCTCGGGGGTTTCGGGAGCAGGCCTCACGCTGAGGATAAGAGGAGGTCGGTGGCCGTTGACGACGACGGCGATGACCTGCTGGGGGGATTCGGGAGGAGTCCATCCGATAAGAGGAagccggcggtggcggaggaggaaaTGGGGGCCGCCGGTTTCGATGATCTGATCCCGGGGTTCGCTGGGAGCAGCCCGCCGAGGAGTAG GAAGGCTAATGATGGTAACAAAAAAAAGCCAGCAGTTCCAGGTTTTAAACCAACAGCTAGAATGGCAGATGACCCATTTGTTGTTCTAGAAACAGCATCCGCTTCAGATTCTGCATATACATCCCCAGGGAGATCCACAGATCCCTTGGATGATCTGGATAAGTCTGCAAACTCTGAAGGCAAGAATGTCAATAGTACTGATGCTGATGATAGTTTATTCGAGGATTCATTTGCTTTTGACCATGTTCCAGTATCAGATCCTTTGTTTACCTCTGAAATCAATGGTCATACCAAGGACAGTAACCCATCAAGCATAGCCCGAGATTCCAGCCCTGTACAGCATTCAGTGAATGGAAATTCAGCACGTAAATCTTCTATGGAGGACTTTGCAAACATCATGCCTAAGTCACAGTCTGCAAGGTATTCTGATATTCATGGTGATGATATGGATCAGTCACCAAGATCTACCGAATCTGAAGATGATATATGGCTTACAGTTTCTGAGATTCCCCTCTTCACACGGCCAACTAGTGCTCCACCACCTTCCAGATCACCACCTGTTCTTAAACAAAAACCACTGGGAGCAAATGCAAATGGAAAGAAGAATGAGCATGTTCGTCAGTCGAGCCAAAATCACAAGCATTACACAGATTTGCCAAAGCAAGCAGAGGTTTCTTCAATAGATGATCTGGAAGGTTTTGCCATGGGCAAACCTCACATGCCTTCTTATGACAATAATGTTTTTGGCGAAGATTTTGAAAGAAGTTCACCAGATCGTGAAGAAAAAGACAGGCAGGAAAGATTGGAACAAGAACGAGAAATGAGACTGAGggaggaaaaggagagagagcagagaagacttgaaaaggagagggaaCTGGAACAGcatagagaaagaaagagagaaagacaAGCAGTGGAGAGGGCTACAAAGGAGGCACGGGAGAGAGCTGCTGCTGAAGCTCGTGCAAAAGCTGAAAGGGAGGCCCGCCAGCGGGCACAGCGTGCTGCTGTGCAAAGAGCCCAACAGGAAGCCCGTGAGAGGGCTGCAGCTGAGGCCAAAGAAAGAGCTGCTAGGGTCGCTGCTGAAGCCAAGGAGAGAGCCGCTGCTGAAGCCAAGGAGAGGGCCGCTGCTGAAGccaaggagagggagagggctgCTGCTAGGGAGAGGGCTGCAGCAGAAAGAGCTGCTGCTGAGAGAGTTCAGCAAGAAGCAAGGAAGAGAGCTGAACGAGCTGCAGTGGAAAGAGCTGCTGCTGAGGCTCGAGAAAGgcaggcagcagcagctgctgctgctgcaagagAAAAACAGAGCACACCAGATGATCTTGAGTCATTCTTTGGTGTGGATGCTCGTGCCAATAGTGCACCAAAGCAGAGGGCTCCAACCCCAACTGTG GATTCTATGTTTTCTTCTGGAGCTCAAGGTAGAGGAACTGTTAATGGATCACATAGAGCAGCGTCAACATCAGCATCTGTGAGAAAAGCGCCATCTGCAACAAGCTTCGGGGATGATCTATCTGACCTATTCGGAG ccCCTGCATCATCTGACATATTTCAAGAAgttgagggagagagtgaaGAAAGAAGACGCGCTAGGTTAGAACGTCATCAGAGGACCCGTGAACGAGCG GCAAAAGCTCTGGCCGAGAAGAATGAACGAGATATGCAGGTCCAGAGGGAGCAGGCAGAGAGAGAT AGAATTGGAGACAGTCTAGACTTCGAAATTAAGAGGTGGTCTGCCGGAAAAGAGGGCAACTTGCGTGCTTTGTTATCAACTTTACAATAT ATACTTTGGCCAGAATGCGGATGGCAAGCTGTATCCTTGACCGATTTGATTACTGGTGCTGCTGTTAAAAAGCAGTACAGAAAGGCGACCTTATGCATCCATCCTGATAAGGTGCAACAGAAGGGTGCGACTCTTCAGCAGAAATACATTGCCGAGAAAGTCTTTGATATTCTTAAG GAGGCATGGACCAAATTCAACTCCGAAGAGCTGTTTTGA
- the LOC133886919 gene encoding translationally-controlled tumor protein homolog, which yields MLVYQDLLTGDELLSDSFPYKEIENGVLWEVEGKWVVKGSVDVDIGANPSAEGGEDEGVDDTSVKVVDIVDTFRLQEQPAFDKKQFVTFMKRYIKNLTAKLDAEQAEVFKKNIESATKLLLGKLKDLQFFVGESMHDDGSLVFAYYKDGATDPTFLYFAHGLKEIKC from the exons ATGTTGGTCTACCAGGATCTGCTCACCG GTGACGAGCTCCTCTCGGACTCGTTCCCGTACAAGGAGATCGAGAACGGCGTTCTCTGGGAGGTCGAGGGCAAG TGGGTCGTCAAAGGATCCGTCGATGTGGACATTGGTGCCAACCCATCTGCTGAGGGTGGTGAAGATGAGGGTGTTGATGATACGTCTGTGAAGGTTGTTGACATTGTTGACACCTTCCGTCTTCAG GAGCAACCTGCTTTTGACAAGAAGCAGTTTGTCACCTTCATGAAGCGCTACATCAAGAACCTTACTGCCAAGCTGGATGCGGAGCAGGCAGAGGTTTTCAAGAAGAACATCGAGTCTGCCACCAAGTTACTTCTCGGCAAGCTCAAGGACCTTCAGTT CTTTGTTGGCGAGAGCATgcatgatgatggaagcttGGTGTTCGCCTACTACAAGGATGGAGCCACCGACCCGACCTTCCTGTACTTCGCTCATGGGCTGAAGGAGATCAAGTGCTAG
- the LOC133887361 gene encoding uncharacterized protein LOC133887361 isoform X2, with the protein MEVVQHTSWRADDLDGRVPQPGQPGWLHPSLPALMSSSSTEPGEKAGWLPSSLSTLLRSSSSSESGEPGHLPPSILDFLRSSSSSSSESEDPGRSFELRCLTNLANAYLPVPPPPAPARKITPYTKDPYVLHARPGVILEKSKRFAKGALEHYNRRKKIKFELIDVMPVIMMAESQRLYTHVNFTARSSKEGSQEQLFFAELYNCGKRRAPSGFVVTCCEPLGSDSSVGHKGFQLDGTSAVRKNVDFTRCFACSPRIHHPKGLKYVAGHCNIPYIYDSVC; encoded by the exons ATGGAGGTGGTGCAGCACACGTCCTGGAGGGCCGACGACTTGGACGGCCGCGTTCCTCAGCCTGGACAACCTGGATGGCTCCATCCCTCGCTTCCCGCCCTCATGTCAAGCAGTAGCACAGAGCCAGGAGAAAAAGCTGGATGGCTCCCTTCCTCGCTGTCCACCCTCTTGCGGTCAAGCAGCAGCTCAGAGTCAGGAGAACCAGGACATCTCCCTCCCTCGATCTTGGACTTCCTGCGgtcaagcagcagcagcagctcagaGTCAGAAGATCCTGGACGCTCCTTCGAACTCCGCTGTCTCACCAACCTGGCTAATGCTTACCTCCCTGTTCCGCCGCCACCTGCACCTGCTCG GAAAATCACTCCTTACACAAAAGATCCGTATGTTCTTCACGCACGTCCAGGTGTTATTCTTGAGAAGTCCAAGAGATTTGCGAAGGGTGCCTTGGAGCACTACAATAGAAGGAAGAAG ATCAAGTTTGAGCTCATAGATGTAATGCCTGTGATCATGATGGCTGAGTCACAACGTCTTTACACACACGTTAACTTCACAGCACGGTCCAGTAAGGAGGGTTCGCAGGAACAACTTTTCTTTGCTGAACTGTATAACTGTGGCAAAAGGCGGGCTCCAAGTGGCTTCGTTGTCACTTGTTGTGAGCCACTAGGTTCTGATTCGAGTG TTGGACACAAAGGGTTTCAGCTTGATGGCACCTCGGCCGTGAGGAAGAATGTTGACTTCACGCGCTGCTTTGCCTGCAGTCCGAGGATACATCATCCCAAGGGTCTCAAATATGTTGCTGGGCACTGTAACATTCCTTACATTTACGACAGTGTGTGCTAA
- the LOC133887361 gene encoding uncharacterized protein LOC133887361 isoform X1, which translates to MFRVMEVVQHTSWRADDLDGRVPQPGQPGWLHPSLPALMSSSSTEPGEKAGWLPSSLSTLLRSSSSSESGEPGHLPPSILDFLRSSSSSSSESEDPGRSFELRCLTNLANAYLPVPPPPAPARKITPYTKDPYVLHARPGVILEKSKRFAKGALEHYNRRKKIKFELIDVMPVIMMAESQRLYTHVNFTARSSKEGSQEQLFFAELYNCGKRRAPSGFVVTCCEPLGSDSSVGHKGFQLDGTSAVRKNVDFTRCFACSPRIHHPKGLKYVAGHCNIPYIYDSVC; encoded by the exons ATGTTCAGGGTCATGGAGGTGGTGCAGCACACGTCCTGGAGGGCCGACGACTTGGACGGCCGCGTTCCTCAGCCTGGACAACCTGGATGGCTCCATCCCTCGCTTCCCGCCCTCATGTCAAGCAGTAGCACAGAGCCAGGAGAAAAAGCTGGATGGCTCCCTTCCTCGCTGTCCACCCTCTTGCGGTCAAGCAGCAGCTCAGAGTCAGGAGAACCAGGACATCTCCCTCCCTCGATCTTGGACTTCCTGCGgtcaagcagcagcagcagctcagaGTCAGAAGATCCTGGACGCTCCTTCGAACTCCGCTGTCTCACCAACCTGGCTAATGCTTACCTCCCTGTTCCGCCGCCACCTGCACCTGCTCG GAAAATCACTCCTTACACAAAAGATCCGTATGTTCTTCACGCACGTCCAGGTGTTATTCTTGAGAAGTCCAAGAGATTTGCGAAGGGTGCCTTGGAGCACTACAATAGAAGGAAGAAG ATCAAGTTTGAGCTCATAGATGTAATGCCTGTGATCATGATGGCTGAGTCACAACGTCTTTACACACACGTTAACTTCACAGCACGGTCCAGTAAGGAGGGTTCGCAGGAACAACTTTTCTTTGCTGAACTGTATAACTGTGGCAAAAGGCGGGCTCCAAGTGGCTTCGTTGTCACTTGTTGTGAGCCACTAGGTTCTGATTCGAGTG TTGGACACAAAGGGTTTCAGCTTGATGGCACCTCGGCCGTGAGGAAGAATGTTGACTTCACGCGCTGCTTTGCCTGCAGTCCGAGGATACATCATCCCAAGGGTCTCAAATATGTTGCTGGGCACTGTAACATTCCTTACATTTACGACAGTGTGTGCTAA